The window TCACCAGTTTGTCGGCCGGTTTTATTGTTTCATTATCTCCTCATTATGTCTGTAACATGTGTAAGCTGCAGAGCAGCATACAAATTcagtaaagtgaaaaaaaaaagcagCGCTGGCATCGCGACGGATGGATCTCCTCACTTCCAAATCGGAGGATTACGCTACCTGGATGACTTCGGAAGAGCCCTTCGCGGCCACCGTCCGTCCGCCACCGCCGCTATCCGCCCGTCTGTCCGTCCGTCCATACGCCCTCCTTTCTGTCAGCTGCTGCCGCCACCGCCCCCTGCTGTCCGTCCGCCTGTCCGTCCGTCCATACGCCCTCCTTTCCGTCAGCTGCTGCCGCCACCGCCCCCTGCTGTCCGTCCGCCTGTCCGTCCGTCCATACGCCCTCCTTTCCGTCAGCTGCTGCCGCCACCGCCCCCTGCTGTCCGTCCGCCTGTCCGTCCGTCCATACGCCCTCCTTTCCGTCAGCTGCTGCCGCCACCGCCCCCTGCTGTCCGTCCGCCTGTCCGTCCGTCCATACGCCCTCCTTTCCGTCAGCTGCTGCCGCCACCGCCCCCTGCTGTCCGTCCGCCTGTCCGTCCGTCCATACGCCCTCCTTTCCGTCAGCTGCTGCCGCCACCGCCCCCTGCTGTCCGTCCGCCTGTCCGTCCGTCCATACGCCCTCCTTTCCGTCAGCTGCTGCCGCCACCGCCCCCTGCTGTCCGTCCGCCTGTCCGTCCGTCCATACGCCCTCCTTTCCGTCAGCTGCTGCCGCCACCGCCCCCTGCTGTCCGTCCGCCTGTCCGTCCGTCCATACGCCCTCCTTTCCGTCAGCTGCTGCCGCCACCGCCCCCTGCTGTCCGTCCGCCTGTCCGTCCGTCCATACGCCCTCCTTTCCGTCAGCTGCTGCCGCCACCGCCCCCTGCTGTCCGTCCGCCTGTCCGTCCGTCCATACGCCCTCCTTTCCGTCAGCTGCTGCCGCCACCGCCCCCTGCTGTCCGTCcgcctgtccgtccgtccgtcgccTCCCGCCATGAGCCCTTCCCCACATTATCACTTCCTGGAGCGCCTCTTATATTACACCTCGCCTCCCATCGCATCACTCACCCATTCCCCAATCTCCTTCCCTGTCGTCTACCAGCAGCTCTACTCCCTTCCCCAGCCATCACACTTACAACGGCTCCCATTCCTGCTCCAGCCCTCACAAATGCATCCTCTTCCACAATCAAATGGTCGGCTTTCCCCTCTCACCCTCCCATCAGTTCATCATTTGCCTCCACCACCCAAATCACCTCACACTGGCCACAATAACCACCACAGAACAAATCATACCTCCCATCACCTCCACTATACCTACAGACTCTGCCACCAGCTACCTCCCTCTCTTTTTCATCCCTCTCATCTCCGACCAGGCTACACACACCAAAAATCCCCAGAAGTGCGTCAATGCTGACTCTGCTCCTTCCACTTACAACAAAAAGTCACCACCCCTTGCCCTTCCACCATCATCTTCATGGATACTACTCCAGCTCATGCCACCCATACCCCAGCCCCCATCCTCCACCCTTTGTCCTGTCTATTCTACACAAGAAGTTCCTTGATGCCTGTACCCTCACCATGAAGATACGAAAGTATCTTCCAGGTTCTCCCATTTGCCAATTGATTCCTCACAGAGACCCAGTCCTCATTAAGGACCCCTCTCCCTCCTACCACACGCACCTCCTCTGTAAACTTCAGCACATCATGTTTTGTCTCCAAACGTCCCTGACacccttcctctcctccccctctcctttccAGCCCCAGTATCCCCGTTGCCCCCAAACCTACACTGCCATGATCACCAAACTCAGCCTGGTGATCACAGAGGGCGAGGTCATGGCTGAAATAAACTCTCACCCTGACCTTGAAATCCGCTCTGCCTGCTGTATCCGCAATGCCTCTGGTCCCATTTACCTCATGCGAGTCTTAAGGGTCTGTACCCTCCATTCACCACCTCCTCCTGCCACCCAGTTCTATCCTCCAAATCCCTCCCCAGTCCTACCGCTGCCAGCACTGCCTCATGTATAATGATCACCAACCCCCCActttgaaacccccccccccccacttgtccCCATTGCAAGGATAAAGAAACCCCACCTAATCTTATGACTCTTCAGTGGCCAACCGTAGCACAGAAATCGTTGTACCATTAAATACTCACAAGAAAGTTTACATACAATGTTTGGTAGTATTTACGTAAGTCATAAATGAGGTATATACATATGAGTGTCTCTTCCTTACCTATGGAACTGCGTTCATAAAGGAAGTGCTTGGTCAAATAGCTCTATGAGATTATTGTACACTCTAAAACTTGTGCAACAAATAGAAACATGTAATAATAAACCCATATCTCGTGTACTTGATAATTCTTTCTTGATTTAACTGAACATTATTATCATTTTAACTAAAataatacttatatatatatatatatatatatatatatatatatatatatatatatatatataattaactgtATAAGTAAGTTTCATTTCAACAAACGTGAAACATTTTTTATGCTATTTCTGTCATCATTGTAAGCAAACAGACATGTGAGAGTAGAATTACTAACTAATATAAACATCTTTTCTGACATAATTTATAAAATTCTGAGACAACATAGCTTGGGTCTCTTGCCATTCTGAACCAACAAGTACGTAGATGATGTACTTATGTATTATTCTGGTAATTCAATTCCTAAATAATGTGGTAagtatatacatacactcctggaaatggaaaaaagaacacattgacaccggtgtgtcagacccaccatacttgctccggacactgcgagagggctgtacaagcaatgaccacacgcacggcacagcggacacaccaggaaccgcggtgttggccgtcgaatggcgctagctgcgcagcatttgtgcaccgccgccgtcagtgtcagccagtttgccattgcatacggagctccatcgcagtctttaacacggaaccgtatgtgcagttgacggactttgagcgagggcgtatagtgggcatgtgggaggccgggtggacgtaccgccgaattgctcaacacatggggcgtgaggtctccacagtacatcgatgttgtcgccagtggtcggcggaaggtgcacgtgcccgtcgacctgggaccggaccgcagcgatgcacggatgcacgccaagaccgtaggatcctacgcaatgccgtaggggaccgcaccgccacttcccagcaaattagggacactgttgctcctggggtatcggcgaggaccattcgcaaccgtctccatgaagctgggctacggtcccgcacaccgttaggccgtcttccgctcacgccccaacatcgtgcagcccgcctccagtggtgtcgcgacaggcgtgaataatgggacgaacggagacgtgtcgtcttcagcgatgagagtcgcttctgtcttggtgccaatgatggtcgtatgcgtgtttggcgccgtgcaggtgagcgccacaatcaggactgcatacgaccgagacacacaggcccaacacccggcatcatggtgtggggagcgatctcctacactggtcgtacacctctggtgatcgtcgaggggacactgaatagtgcacggtacatccaaaccgtcatcgaacccatcgttctaccattcctataccggcaagggaacttgctgttccaacaggacaatgcacgtccgcatgtatcccgtgccacccaacgtgctctagaaggtgtaagtcaactaccctggtcagcaagatctccggatctgtcccccattgagcatgtttgggactggatgaagcgtcgtctcacgcggtctgcacgtccagcacgaacgctggtccaactgagacgccaggtggaaatggcatggcaagccgttgcacaggactacatccagcatctctacgatcgtctccatgggagaatagcagcctgcattgttgcgaaagatggatatacactgtactagtgccgacattgtgcatgctctgttgcctgtgtctatgtgcctgtggttctgtcagtgtgatcatgtgatgtatctgaccccaggaatgtgtcaataaagtttccccttcctgggacaatgaattcacggtgttcttatttcaatttccaggagtgtatgtatttcaagatatatctTGATGGCTGAACATTCCTTGGGTCACACCTTTTTTATTCGACAGAGTATAACTTCCAAGATGAAGTATTTTTGCTATCCTGAAAGGACCCTCGCCTTTTAGTTGTCACTTTTTATTCAGTCGTTTTACAGCCGATGACTTTGGATGAGATCTTAGAATAATGTTATCCCCTACTTGGTATTCCATTGGTTAGACAGACAACACCAAAAGAACACATTATAAGGAGGAAACCCGTGGATGAGTGTCGTAAATGATTATACACGTCTTCAAATTTCTGCAAATACTCAATCCAACGACAGTGTTGTTGAGAAATATATGTCCTCATAAACCGATTTAACTTACGAAACACTCGCTCAACTGGACTACTCTTTGAGTTAAACCTGGCAATCTCGATGTGGCCAGTACCTTCTCCGCGTAGACACTCCTTCCAAGCACTACATGAAAAATAGGAGGCATTGCCCGTTAGTAACGCTTTTGGATTCCAATTTCGACAAGTTACTTTTCTTTCAAGATTCTCACCATGGGTTTCACTCTCAGAGATCTTAGTGGGTACACCTTCACTAACTTAGCAAATAGATCATAAAAAGCTAGCACGTATTTGATGTTTCCTTTGGAAATTGGTAAAGGACCCATTACATCACATGACACTAGGTCAAGAACATAATACCAGCACTAGCATGACCCCATGATAAATGTGTGTGCCAAAGAAACTTTATCACACAACTATAAGGAATACAAAATTTCCATTCACGAAATAAAtcggaatttttgcaaaataaaacattattatgAAGGCAAAATTTGTCATTTTTAAGACTCTCCTTATCATTATAACGTATTCGTCTAATTAATTTCGATTTAGAATCTTGTTCTTGTAAATCAACACTATTCTTACTCATGAATTTTACATCTTTTTCATACAAAGTAGATTGAATCAACATAACACGAAAGTTATCGGTTTTATTCGCGACTGCATCCGTTCGTGCAACGCCAAGCGGTAGTCTAGACAGGGCGTCTGCTATTATATTGTCTCTGCCACGAAAGTGCCTTACCTCTAATATATATTCCTGCGATATTAAAGCCGATCGAGTTAATCGTGCGTGGAATAACCTACAAGTCATTAAAAAAGTTATTGCTTGGTGGTCACAATATGCAACGATTGGTTTACCATATATAAAATACCTACATTTTTTCAACGACCACACTAAGGCTAAAACTTTCAGATCTGTAGTAGTATACATTCTTTCACAACTGGTGAGAGTACGACTTGCGAAGCTTATAAATTTAATGGTATGAATGTCTTCAGGAATATCGGTTTGAAACAATGTTGCCCCCAGACCCGTGTCGGAAGTGTCAATGGCTTTATAAAATTGCTTATCCATCTGAGGATGATGCAGTATTTGGGCATTTAATAACGTGTGTTGTATTTTTTTGGAATGCTTCGCAACATTTAGGTGTCCAATGCCACGAAGTGTTTTTCCGTAACGAACTTAACAAACAGTCCTGGTTCAGAATCTGATCTGGcagaaatttccaaaaaaaaaaaaaattataataatccaAGAAATGATTTTAATTGCTTACGATTACCAGCGTATGGGCACTCACTTATTGCTGTTAATTTCTTAGGATTTGCTGTAATGCCCAAAGGAGAGATAATGTGGCCCAGAAATTTAACTCTCTCTTTTCCAAACTGTGATTTGGTAAGGTTCACCGTTACTCCATAACTTTGAAACCTACAAAATACTCGTCGCAACAACTCCACGTGACGCTCCCACGTATCCGTAGCCACTAGAAGACCATCAAAACAGAATGTCCCTTCATTCACCAACTCCGGGCTCAACACAGTATCAAGTGCGGAAGACAAAACTCCACCACTGATATTCAAACCAAAGGGCATAACTTTAAAGTGATAACTGTTACCTATAAATAtaaaagctgtatactttctagaTTCTTCCACTAAGGGGACCTGCCAATAGGAAATACTGAGGTCTACTGAGGATAGATACTTTACACCATAGAAATAATTCATCTAGATTTTCTGGCCTGGATTGGACAggtattaaaattttattaatattcctGGCGTCAAGTACCACCATTACGCGTCAATTAGGTTTTATTACTGCTAAGAGTGGACTACTGTATTACGAGTTGGATGGTTCAATGATACACCATTCCAACATCCGTTGAATTTCTAACCTAACAGCTTCTCGTTTTGACCAGGGTATAGAATATGTTGTCTTATAATAGGTGTCATGAAGCCTCACACACATTCTATATTTAAATCCTTTAACCAAGCCAGGGAGACTATCAAAAACCGGAGCATAATCATATAACAGCCCTGATAGTTCCTGTCACTGTACGCTAGACAAACTTTCCGATTCATTTATTTTATCTCGTATAACCTGTTCAAGATCTGGATTGGGATCAGCTGCCGACATGTTCTCGGTGTCATACTATATTACATTACTATAATTACATACTACTGATAGATTCTGACAGGAAtcctcatttcattcaacagagacAGTTCAACAATTCCGTTGACTGTGTGCAAAATACATACTCCCTTTTTTATGTCGATGACTGCCCGGTTGTCGGCCAAATAATCCCACCCCCAAATCCATGGTACGGATAAATTCTTAATAGTCAGGTAGGTGCTTATTAGTCTTTCCTCCTGAGTACATAGTTCCGCCATCACTTGAGCTTTAATGGGTTTAACAGAAGCGCCAAAAGCACCGGAAACAGTACATCCCATAAATGGAAAAGTAGGTACTTTCTTTACTCTATTGATACAATTGAATAAATCGAATGACATCACATTTGTCGTAGCCCCCGTGTCTATCAGCACATTTACGGGTATTTCATTTATCTTACAAGCTATCACAGCTTGGACTTGCTCCTTCGGTTCCAAACGTTGCGTCGTTGCCTCACTCATCAATTCATCTCTGATATCTACCCTTGCATTATTTCTTAGCAAACCTACACAGTAATTGTCGTGACCTTTATTGCTCGTACCAGCCACCCCCGGATGTCTAGGGCTGGCTGGCCCTAGTTTGTTGGATTCACAGATTCTCCCCGCGGTTTTTCAACGATCTCTACAACATGCACATTATGGTTTTGGGAATAATACCTAGGATTTCGGACCTCTGCCGCACCATTTCCTGAGGGAATGGCCGAAGAAGCGTTCTAACACTTAGAATTTGGTGCATTTTCTAAATTCA is drawn from Schistocerca gregaria isolate iqSchGreg1 chromosome 3, iqSchGreg1.2, whole genome shotgun sequence and contains these coding sequences:
- the LOC126355538 gene encoding spidroin-1-like — protein: MWGRAHGGRRRTDGQADGQQGAVAAAADGKEGVWTDGQADGQQGAVAAAADGKEGVWTDGQADGQQGAVAAAADGKEGVWTDGQADGQQGAVAAAADGKEGVWTDGQADGQQGAVAAAADGKEGVWTDGQADGQQGAVAAAADGKEGVWTDGQADGQQGAVAAAADGKEGVWTDGQADGQQGAVAAAADGKEGVWTDGQADGQQGAVAAAADGKEGVWTDGQADGQQGAVAAAADGKEGVWTDGQADGQQGAVAAAADRKEGVWTDGQTGG